A window of Elgaria multicarinata webbii isolate HBS135686 ecotype San Diego chromosome 2, rElgMul1.1.pri, whole genome shotgun sequence contains these coding sequences:
- the LOC134413629 gene encoding zinc finger protein 24-like, with amino-acid sequence MKTEQQDTTGETQVAVSDGSGRGAPVLQDTVDCKLKAEGGRNPPEAMHSGSCEGSPCRVKDEPEEGLAYRWETQWQEFLKTVESPPSGQEAPALPTASTPWGDTKAFLASFEQVAEACRWPRGEWVARLLPALSGQAELAFGMLDVQDKEDYGKVKAALLRGDALRREKCRQYFRRFCYLEAKGPRAVCSQLQELCRQWLKVERHTKEQILELLILEQFLTILPPEIQSWVRERGPESCIQAVAFAEDFLLRQREPGRRGKQVLLEDLAGTFPEAGCAPAGTMQKQRDVATKQEEDGEDGASGKGWMTLHERERGAPGDAELVGPRGVSVWKTEDALSQCGMQENASTSPENLECRQGSYTGGEADESVLYGEDYKTLIVTTIQTGIDTGKKRNTCRSYGKSFSQSSSMLKSRRTAGKAHKCSVCGKFFLSGSKLIIHQRTHTGEKPYECSACGKTFRSSSVLYRHQRIHTGEKPHKCPVCGRRFSSNSNLNRHQRIHTGEKPYECSDCGKSFIQRANLNKHHKIHTGDGKCEESFSMS; translated from the exons ATGAAAACGGAGCAACAAGACACCACAGGCGAAACGCAAGTGGCGGTGTCAGACGGATCAGGAAGGGGCGCTCCTGTCCTCCAGGACACTGTGGATTGTAAGCTCAAGGCGGAGGGTGGTCGTAATCCTCCTGAAgcaatgcattctgggagttgtgagGGTTCTCCATGCCGGGTGAAGGACGAACCAGAGGAGGGTTTGGCCTATCGCTGGGAAACCCAGTGGCAGGAGTTCCTGAAGACAGTGGAATCCCCTCCCTCAGGACAGGAGGCCCCAGCGTTGCCCACGGCATCCACACCCTGGGGCGATACGAAGGCCTTTCTGGCTTCTTTTGAGCAAGTGGCTGAGGCCTGCCGGTGGCCCAGAGGAGAATGGGTGGCCCGACTCTTGCCGGCCCTCAGCGGACAGGCCGAACTGGCCTTTGGCATGCTGGACGTCCAAGACAAAGAGGACTATGGGAAGGTGAAGGCGGCCCTCTTGCGGGGAGACGCCCTCCGCAGGGAGAAGTGTCGCCAGTACTTCCGGCGTTTCTGCTACCTGGAGGCCAAGGGGCCGAGAGCGGTTTGCAGCCAACTCCAGGAACTTTGCCGTCAGTGGCTGAAGGTTGAGAGGCACAcgaaggagcagatcctggagctcttgatcctggagcagttcctgacgaTCCTGCCGCCGGAGATCCAGAGCTGGGTGAGGGAGCGGGGCCCGGAGAGCTGCATCCAGGCCGTGGCTTTTGCGGAAGACTTTCTGTTGAGGCAGCGAGAGCCTGGCAGACGGGGGAAGCAG GTGCTGCTGGAGGACCTTGCTGGGACTTTCCCTGAGGCCGGCTGTGCACCGGCTGGCACCATGCAGAAACAGCGTGACGTGGCAACCAAGCAGGAGGAGGACGGGGAGGACGGCGCATCGG GTAAGGGGTGGATGACCCTacacgagagagagaggggcGCACCAGGCGACGCGGAGCTCGTGGGGCCGCGTGGGGTGTCCGTGTGGAAAACAGAGGACGCTCTTTCCCAGTGCGGCATGCAGGAAAATGCCTCAACCAGTCCGGAGAATCTGGAGTGCCGACAGGGGAGCTACACAGGGGGAGAAGCCGATGAATCTGTACTTTACGGGGAAGATTACAAGACCCTCATTGTAACCACAATCCAGACAGGAATTGACACTGGTAAGAAACGGAACACGTGCAGAAGTTACGGGAAGAGCTTCAGCCAGAGTTCCAGCATGCTGAAGAGCCGCCGGACAGCAGGGAAAGCGCACAAATGCTCGGTCTGTGGGAAATTCTTTCTTTCCGGCTCAAAGCTCATCATTCATCAGAGgacccacactggggagaagccgtacGAGTGCTCAGCTTGTGGGAAAACGTTCCGCTCCAGCTCAGTGCTTTATCgccaccagagaatccacacgggagagaagccgcaTAAATGCCCGGTCTGTGGGAGGAGATTCAGTAGCAACTCAAATCTGAATcgacaccagagaatccacactggggagaagccgtacGAGTGctcagactgtgggaaaagcttcattcAGAGAGCCAACCTTAACAAGCACCATAAAATCCACACAGGGGATGGGAAATGTGAGGAAAGTTTTAGCATGAGCTGA
- the LOC134413630 gene encoding small ribosomal subunit protein uS14, translating to MGHQQLYWSHPRKFGQGSRSCRVCSNRHGLIRKYGLNMCRQCFRQYAKDIGFTKLD from the exons ATGGGCCACCAGCAGCTCTACTGGAGCCACCCCCGGAAGTTCGGGCAGGGCTCGCGATCCTG CCGCGTGTGCTCAAACCGCCACGGCCTGATCCGCAAGTACGGGCTCAACATGTGCCGACAGTGCTTCCGCCAGTACGCCAAGGACATCGGCTTCACCAAG TTGGATTAA